From the Lolium rigidum isolate FL_2022 chromosome 2, APGP_CSIRO_Lrig_0.1, whole genome shotgun sequence genome, one window contains:
- the LOC124692040 gene encoding ABC transporter A family member 8-like yields the protein MGSSNLEQTNALFRKNIVIQRRARKTNCCLIFFPLIICGAIGGLQITIDREIAKEQREHPILVDCSCNNAVVSGNSTGGAVCSDSCPLPRAPKWPPVLQIPSPSSSNPFFYDGGASCSAGAAAPGSCAARFLVTGTNQSFVSSVMDNMIPVQSTSVNVSADDISALADFVLVNRYYMQNTLFNPPGVNSFLQNICTPNLTLSYAYIEGKETVTKDVNCTEGLMLWRDNSWLISDELYKAYYGGNKTNEIAAAYDFLSSDLSNFNLVISYNSTNKFGKVDTGISIIQLPGPWEAPRLLQVPRLTNMASSAYLHLRGNALKISFDFVKDMPRAAKSFSFDISSIIGQLPYLWTMMLLFPVILTNLVYEKQNKLRIMMKMHGLGDLPYWTITYSYFILLSTLYMLSFMIFGVALRISFFRLNNYDLQFVFYFAYMNLQISFAFLVATCFSNVRTATVTGYFYIFGSGLIAEFFFKPYIEDIFLSGSWIILLELFPPFSLYRIVYELSQSALLVSVMGSTGMQWSDLSDTKNGMRSVLTIMIFEWILFMSLSFYLDHFGSFQNGIRKAVLLLHSHRAAKQSSAAQQQTMQVQEFKASVEMERTDVIKEREIVGQLLQEPNRSYSVICDNLKKVYRGKDGNSKKIAVRELSLSMARGQCFGVLGPNGAGKTTLINMLTGFTKPTSGTAYIEGMDIRLDMDKIYSGIGVCPQHDLLWETLTGQEHLLFYGRLKKLKGTQLAQAIKQSLKSVRLFEGGVADKLVAKYSGGMKRRLSVAISLIGDPKVVYMDEPSSGLDPASRKDLWNAVKSAKQDRAIILTTHSMEEAEVLCDRIGIIANGTLQCIGNSKELKTKYGGSYVLTITTAAGEEAEEVEKLVQSISPGVSRVYHISGTQKFEMPKQEVRISDVFHAMENAKSRVTILAWGLADTTLEDVFIRVARESEASSVCSSS from the exons ATGGGCTCGAGCAATCTCGAGCAGACCAACGCGCTCTTCAGGAAGAATATAGTGATCCAG AGGCGCGCCCGCAAGACCAACTGCTGCCTCATCTTCTTCCCGCTGATCATCTGTGGGGCCATCGGCGGCCTGCAGATCACCATCGACCGAGAGATAGCCAAGGAGCAGCGAGAACATCCAATCCTCGTGGACTGCTCCTGCAACAATGCCGTCGTGTCGGGCAACAGCACGGGGGGCGCCGTGTGCTCGGACTCGTGTCCTCTGCCTCGCGCCCCCAAATGGCCACCCGTGCTGCAGATCCCGTCGCCATCGTCGAGTAACCCGTTCTTCTACGATGGCGGCGCGTCGTGCAGCGCCGGCGCAGCGGCTCCCGGATCCTGCGCCGCCAGGTTCCTCGTCACCGGCACCAACCAGTCCTTCGTTTCAA GTGTGATGGATAACATGATTCCCGTGCAGAGCACGTCGGTGAACGTGTCGGCCGACGACATCTCCGCGTTAGCCGATTTTGTTCTG GTTAacaggtactatatgcaaaatacACTGTTCAATCCTCCAGGAGTGAACTCATTTCTTCAGAACATATGTACTCCGAACCTGACACTTTCATATGCTTATATAGAAGGCAAGGAAACTGTCACCAAAG ATGTGAATTGCACGGAAGGATTAATGCTCTGGCGCGACAATTCGTGGCTCATTAGTGATGAACTGTATAAAGCATACTATGGAGGGAACAAGACAAATGAAATTGCTGCAG CGTACGACTTCTTAAGCTCTGATCTGAGCAACTTTAACTTGGTCATTTCATATAACTCGACAAACAAGTTTGGTAAGGTGGACACAGGAATCTCTATCATCCAATTACCTGGGCCATGGGAAGCACCTAGATTGCTTCAAGTTCCAAGGTTAACAAATATG GCATCAAGTGCATACCTTCATTTAAGAGGCAATGCTCTTAAGATATCATTTGATTTTGTTAAAGATATGCCCAGAGCAGCTAAATCATTTAGCTTTGATATATCTTCAATAATAGGACAGCTGCCTTATCTATGGACTATGATGCTTCTTTTCCCG GTAATTTTGACCAACCTTGTATATGAGAAGCAAAATAAGCTTAGGATCATGATGAAGATGCATGGTCTTGGTGATTTGCCATATTGGACTATAACATATTCGTATTTTATCCTTCTATCAACGCTATACATGCTGTCCTTCATGATATTTGGTGTTGCACTAA gAATATCATTCTTTCGACTAAATAATTATGACCTGCAGTTTGTGTTCTACTTTGCTTACATGAACTTGCAAATTTCATTTGCATTTCTTGTGGCTACATGCTTCTCAAATGTGAGGACAGCTACTG TCACAGGATATTTCTACATATTTGGGTCCGGACTTATAGCAGAATTTTTTTTCAAGCCATATATTGAAGACATTTTCCTCTCAG GAAGCTGGATTATACTTTTGGAACTTTTTCCTCCATTTTCTTTGTATCGCATTGTGTACGAGTTATCACAATCTGCATTACTGGTAAGTGTTATGGGCTCCACGGGTATGCAGTGGAGCGACCTGAGTGATACCAAAAATGGGATGAGAAGTGTTTTAACCATAATGATATTCGAATGGATCCTATTCATGTCATTATCATTCTACCTGGATCACTTTGGTTCCTTTCAAAATGGAATAAGAAAAGCAGTATTACTTCTTCACTCACACCGGGCTGCAAAGCAATCTTCAGCAGCTCAACAGCAGACCATGCAAGTTCAAGAGTTCAAAGCTTCTGTTGAAATGGAGAGGACAGATGTTATCAAAGAG AGAGAAATAGTTGGACAGCTATTACAGGAGCCAAATAGAAGTTATTCAGTCATATGTGACAACCTTAAGAAAGTGTATCGTGGAAAAGATGGCAACTCAAAGAAAATTGCTGTCAGAGAGTTGTCCCTTTCAATGGCTCGGGGGCAGTGCTTTGGTGTTCTTGGTCCAAATGGTGCTGGAAAAACCACACTCATCAACATG CTCACTGGATTTACGAAACCTACATCTGGCACGGCGTACATAGAAGGAATGGACATACGACTGGACATGGACAAAATTTATTCAGGAATCGGTGTTTGTCCGCAGCATGA CTTGCTTTGGGAAACACTGACTGGCCAAGAGCATTTGTTGTTCTACGGAAGGCTTAAGAAATTGAAGGGTACACAATTAGCTCAG GCTATCAAACAATCTTTGAAAAGTGTGCGTTTGTTTGAGGGTGGTGTTGCTGATAAGCTTGTAGCAAAATACAGCGGTGGCATGAAGCGTCGTCTCAGTGTTGCAATCTCTCTAATTGGTGACCCAAAG GTTGTTTATATGGATGAACCAAGTTCGGGCTTAGATCCCGCATCGAGGAAAGACTTATGGAATGCCGTAAAGTCTGCTAAACAGGACAGGGCCATAATTCTCACGA CACATTCAATGGAAGAAGCCGAAGTTCTGTGCGATCGAATAGGAATAATCGCGAACGGTACCTTGCAGTGCATCGGAAACTCAAAAGAG CTGAAAACCAAGTACGGAGGCTCATATGTACTGACAATAACGACTGCGGCAggtgaggaggcggaggaggtggagAAACTAGTTCAGTCCATCTCGCCTGGGGTGAGCAGGGTGTACCATATCTCTGGGACGCAGAAGTTTGAGATGCCGAAGCAGGAGGTCAGGATATCAGACGTGTTCCATGCCATGGAGAATGCGAAGAGTAGGGTGACGATTCTCGCCTGGGGCCTGGCTGACACTACTCTGGAGGACGTGTTCATCAGAGTTGCCAGGGAAAGCGAGGCATCCTCTGTTTGCAGCTCATCATAG